In one Vidua chalybeata isolate OUT-0048 chromosome 4, bVidCha1 merged haplotype, whole genome shotgun sequence genomic region, the following are encoded:
- the HERC3 gene encoding probable E3 ubiquitin-protein ligase HERC3 isoform X2, translating to MLCWGYSSYGQPGIGSNLQVIIPEPQVYGFIHDRNVKEVACGGNHSVFLLEDGEVYTCGLNTKGQLGHDCEGSKPEQIGALAGQHIVHVACGESHSVALSDQGQLFSWGAGSDGQLGLTTIEDAVTVPRLIKKLNQQTILQVSCGNWHCLALAADGQFFTWGQNSYGQLGLGKECPSQASPQRVKSLDGIPLAQVAAGGAHSFALSLSGAVFGWGKNSSGQLGLSDERDRESPCHVKLLRSQKVVYISCGEEHTAVLTKSGGVFTFGAGSCGQLGHDSMNDEVNPRRVLELMGSEVSQIACGRHHTLAFVPSSGMIYAFGCGTRGQLGTGHTCNVKCPSPVKGHWAAHNGQLSGKPDACKYHIVKHIFSGGDQTFVLCSKYE from the exons CACAGGTGTATGGGTTCATCCATGATAGAAATGTCAAAGAAGTGGCATGTGGAGGAAACCACTCTGTGTTCCTGTTGGAAGATGGGGAGGTGTATACCTGTGGCTTGAACACCAAAGGTCAACTGGGGCATGACTGTGAAGGAAGCAAGCCAG AGCAAATCGGGGCACTGGCCGGGCAGCACATCGTGCACGTGGCCTGTGGGGAGTCGCACAGCGTGGCCCTCAGCGACCAGGGCCAGCTCTTCTCCTGGGGCGCCGGCAGCGACGGACAACTGGGGCTCACCACCATAGAAGATGCAGTGACAGTACCAAG GTTGATAAAGAAATTGAACCAACAGACGATACTGCAGGTTTCCTGTGGAAATTGGCATTgcctggctctggcagcag ATGGCCAGTTCTTCACATGGGGGCAGAACAGCTATGGTCAGCTGGGCTTGGGCAAAGAATGTCCCTCCCAAGCCAGTCCACAGCGTGTCAAGTCTCTAGATGGAATCCCTTTGGCTCAGGTTGCTGCAGGTGGAGCCCACAGTTTTGCCCTTTCTCTCTCAGGAGCTGTGTTTGGCTGGGGAAAGAACAGCTCAGGACAGCTGGGCCTAAGTGATGAACGAG ACCGAGAGTCCCCATGTCACGTGAAGCTGTTGCGCTCTCAGAAGGTTGTTTACATCAGCTGTGGAGAGGAACACACAGCAGTCCTGACAAAG AGTGGAGGGGTGTTCACCTTCGGTGCAGGTTCCTGCGGGCAGCTGGGCCACGACTCCATGAATGATGAGGTGAACCCCCGAAGAGTTCTTGAGCTCATGGGCAGTGAAGTATCCCAGATTGCTTGTGGCAG ACATCACACTTTAGCCTTTGTGCCTTCTTCAGGAATGATCTATGCATTTGGCTGTGGAACAAGAGGCCAGCTGGGAACAGGGCACACTTGCAATGTGAAGTGTCCCTCTCCTGTCAAGGGTCACTGGGCAGCTCACAATGGGCAACTCTCAGGGAAACCTG ATGCCTGTAAATACCACATTGTTAAACATATCTTCTCTGGAGGAGACCAAACTTTTGTGCTTTGCTCCAAATACGAG TAA
- the HERC3 gene encoding probable E3 ubiquitin-protein ligase HERC3 isoform X1: protein MLCWGYSSYGQPGIGSNLQVIIPEPQVYGFIHDRNVKEVACGGNHSVFLLEDGEVYTCGLNTKGQLGHDCEGSKPEQIGALAGQHIVHVACGESHSVALSDQGQLFSWGAGSDGQLGLTTIEDAVTVPRLIKKLNQQTILQVSCGNWHCLALAADGQFFTWGQNSYGQLGLGKECPSQASPQRVKSLDGIPLAQVAAGGAHSFALSLSGAVFGWGKNSSGQLGLSDERDRESPCHVKLLRSQKVVYISCGEEHTAVLTKSGGVFTFGAGSCGQLGHDSMNDEVNPRRVLELMGSEVSQIACGRHHTLAFVPSSGMIYAFGCGTRGQLGTGHTCNVKCPSPVKGHWAAHNGQLSGKPDACKYHIVKHIFSGGDQTFVLCSKYENSLPADDFRTINETRYTCLINDETIDVWRQKLLEKNSSNSVNNVVQILSSAACWNGSFLEKKIDEHFKTSPKIPGIDLNSTRMLFEKLMNSQHSILLEQILKSFESFLIPQLSSSPPDVEAMRIYLILPEFPLFQDSKYYISLTLPLAMAILRLDTNPSKVLDNWWSQVCPRYFLRLVDLYKGAVVYLLSGRKTLLIPVLFSSYITAALRLLEKLHKVNQKVKHVEYDKFYIPEISSLVDIQEDYLMWFLQQAGMKVRPSIMQDAVTLCSYPFIFDAQAKTKMLQTDAELQMQVAINGANLQNVFMLLTLEPLLARSPFLVLHVRRSNLVGDALRELSIHSDIDLKKPLKVIFDGEEAVDAGGVTKEFFLLLLKELLNPIYGMFTYYPESNLLWFSDTCFVEHNWFHLIGIICGLAIYNFTVVDLHFPLALYKKLLNVKPCLEDLKELSPTEGRSLQQILDYPGEDVEETFCLNFTICRESYGVTEQKNLIEDGDKILVQKDNREEFVEAYVNYIFNLSIQEWYTAFSTGFLKVCGGKVLELFQPTELRAMIVGNSNYNWEELEESAVYKGDYTATHPTVRMFWETFHEFPLEKKKKFLLFLTGSDRIPIYGMSSLRIIIQSTPSGEQYLPVAHTCYNLLDLPKYSSKEILSARLMQAIDHYEGFSLA from the exons CACAGGTGTATGGGTTCATCCATGATAGAAATGTCAAAGAAGTGGCATGTGGAGGAAACCACTCTGTGTTCCTGTTGGAAGATGGGGAGGTGTATACCTGTGGCTTGAACACCAAAGGTCAACTGGGGCATGACTGTGAAGGAAGCAAGCCAG AGCAAATCGGGGCACTGGCCGGGCAGCACATCGTGCACGTGGCCTGTGGGGAGTCGCACAGCGTGGCCCTCAGCGACCAGGGCCAGCTCTTCTCCTGGGGCGCCGGCAGCGACGGACAACTGGGGCTCACCACCATAGAAGATGCAGTGACAGTACCAAG GTTGATAAAGAAATTGAACCAACAGACGATACTGCAGGTTTCCTGTGGAAATTGGCATTgcctggctctggcagcag ATGGCCAGTTCTTCACATGGGGGCAGAACAGCTATGGTCAGCTGGGCTTGGGCAAAGAATGTCCCTCCCAAGCCAGTCCACAGCGTGTCAAGTCTCTAGATGGAATCCCTTTGGCTCAGGTTGCTGCAGGTGGAGCCCACAGTTTTGCCCTTTCTCTCTCAGGAGCTGTGTTTGGCTGGGGAAAGAACAGCTCAGGACAGCTGGGCCTAAGTGATGAACGAG ACCGAGAGTCCCCATGTCACGTGAAGCTGTTGCGCTCTCAGAAGGTTGTTTACATCAGCTGTGGAGAGGAACACACAGCAGTCCTGACAAAG AGTGGAGGGGTGTTCACCTTCGGTGCAGGTTCCTGCGGGCAGCTGGGCCACGACTCCATGAATGATGAGGTGAACCCCCGAAGAGTTCTTGAGCTCATGGGCAGTGAAGTATCCCAGATTGCTTGTGGCAG ACATCACACTTTAGCCTTTGTGCCTTCTTCAGGAATGATCTATGCATTTGGCTGTGGAACAAGAGGCCAGCTGGGAACAGGGCACACTTGCAATGTGAAGTGTCCCTCTCCTGTCAAGGGTCACTGGGCAGCTCACAATGGGCAACTCTCAGGGAAACCTG ATGCCTGTAAATACCACATTGTTAAACATATCTTCTCTGGAGGAGACCAAACTTTTGTGCTTTGCTCCAAATACGAG AATTCCTTGCCTGCTGATGATTTCCGGACCATAAATGAAACACGTTACACCTGTTTAATAAATGATGAAACTATAGATGTCTGGAGGCAAAAGCTTTTAGAAAAGAACAGTTCTAATTCTGTCAA TAATGTTGTTCAGATACTGtcctcagctgcctgctggaATGGAAGCTTTTTGGAGAAGAA aatcgatgaacattttaaaaccagtCCAAAGATCCCAGGGATTGATCTGAACTCCACAAGAATGCTGTTTGAGAAGCTGATGAACTCCCAGCACTCCATTCTCCTAGAGCAG ATACTGAAGAGCTTTGAAAGCTTTTTGATTCCTCAGCTGTCCAGCTCTCCACCAGATGTTGAGGCAATGAGGATCTATCTGATTCTCCCAGAATTCCCACTGTTCCAAGACTCCAAGTATTACATCTCTCTGACACTTCCTCTAGCAATGGCTATTTTGCGCCTGGATACCAACCCCAGCAAAGTGCTTG ATAACTGGTGGTCTCAGGTGTGCCCAAGATACTTCCTCAGGCTTGTGGACCTCTATAAAGGTGCAGTGGTTTACCTCCTCAGTGGAAGGAagacactgctgatcccagtCCTGTTCAGCAGCTACATTACAGCTGCTCTCAGGCTTCTGGAGAAACTCCACAAG GTGAATCAGAAGGTTAAACACGTGGAATATGATAAGTTTTATATCCCCGAGATTTCCAGCTTGGTGGATATTCAAGAGGATTATCTCATGTGGTTTTTACAACAGGCTGGAATG aaagtAAGGCCGTCCATCATGCAG GATGCTGTGACTCTCTGCTCTTACCCTTTCATCTTTGATGCTCAAGCTAAGACCAAGATGTTACAGACAGATGCAGAATTACAGATGCAG GTTGCAATAAATGGTGCAAATTTGCAGAATGTTTTCATGCTTCTCACCTTGGAGCCTCTGCTGGCCAGAAGCCCTTTCCTGGTACTTCATGTTCGCAGGAGTAACTTAGTTGGTGATGCTTTAAGGGAGTTGAGCATCCATTCGGACATTGACTTGAAAAAACCTCTCAAA GTCATCTTTGATGGTGAGGAAGCTGTTGATGCTGGAGGAGTGacaaaggaatttttcctcCTGTTGTTAAAAGAACTACTCAACCCTATCTATGGCATGTTCACTTACTACCCAGAGTCAAACCTGCTGTGGTTTTCAGACACG tgttttgtaGAGCACAACTGGTTTCACTTGATTGGCATCATATGTGGTCTTGCAATCTACAATTTCACAGTGGTAGACCTTCACTTTCCCTTGGCTCTGTACAAAAAACTCTTGAATGTGAAGCCCTGCCTAGAGGATTTGAAGGAGCTGTCCCCTACGGAAGGAAG GAGTCTCCAGCAAATTTTAGATTACCCTGGGGAAGATGTGGAGGAGACATTCTGTTTGAATTTTACA ATCTGCAGGGAAAGCTATGGTGTGACAGAGCAGAAGAACCTGATTGAAGATGGAGATAAAATTCTAGTGCAGAAGGACAATAG GGAAGAATTTGTCGAAGCCTACGTAAATTACATCTTCAACCTCTCCATCCAAGAGTGGTACACAGCCTTTTCTACTGGCTTCCTGAAAGTGTGTGGTGGGAAGGTCCTGGAACTCTTCCAgcccacagagctcagggccATGATAGTTGGAAACAGTAACTAcaactgggaggaactggagGAG aGCGCTGTCTATAAGGGAGATTACACTGCCACACACCCAACTGTGAGAATGTTCTGGGAGACCTTCCATGAATTTCCcttggaaaagaagaagaaatttctct TGTTCCTGACGGGCAGTGACCGCATTCCCATCTATGGCATGTCCAGCCTGCGCATCATCATCCAGTCGACGCCCAGTGGGGAGCAGTACCTGCCCGTGGCTCACACCTGCTACAACCTGCTGGACCTGCCCAAGTACAGCAGCAAGGAGATCCTCAGTGCCCGCCTCATGCAGGCTATCGACCACTACGAGGGCTTCAGCTTGGCCTGA